One segment of Nostoc flagelliforme CCNUN1 DNA contains the following:
- a CDS encoding APC family permease, translating to MAKSIVSTKRLGSQLIHWLLEEDRREKEGPYRKEEPHRQHSWWQVMCLTGVDYFSTLGYQPGIAALAAGALSPVATLILVLLTLFGALPIYRRIAAESPHGEGSIAMLERLLPWWQGKLLVLCLLGFVATDFIITITLSAADATAHIIENPLTPNWLHNQTIAITLILVVLLGAVFLRGFREAIGIAVFLVGVYLLLNFIVVSLGFYQILTHPEAIANWQTALFARHSNPLILVGIALFIFPKLALGLSGFETGVTVMPLVKGSSNDTSDHPKGRIRNTRKLLTSAALIMSFFLLTTSFITTLLIPTAEFASGGKANGRALAYLAHVYLGYAFGTIYDLSTISILWFAGASAMAGLLNIVPRYLPRYGMAPNWARTTRPLVLVYTAIAFVVTIIFRANVEAQGGAYATGVLVLITSAAFAVTLSAHRHRQKRARLVFAIITLLFVYTTVVNIIERPEGIRIAGFFIGAIIFTSLVSRVWRSTELRAERIEVDELASQFLAEESQGAIRLIANRLNTGDVLEYFLKEKEVREDNHIPPNDPILFLEIQVSDASEFADVINVKGVQVGDYRILRAESAAVPNAIAALLLYIRDQTGKIPHAYFGWAEGNPIQYLLRFILFGEGDIAVVTREVLRRAEKDPHKRPGVHVGG from the coding sequence ATGGCTAAATCAATTGTTTCAACAAAACGGCTCGGTAGCCAGTTAATCCACTGGTTGCTTGAAGAAGATAGACGAGAGAAAGAAGGGCCTTATCGCAAGGAAGAACCACATCGCCAGCATTCTTGGTGGCAGGTGATGTGCTTAACTGGTGTAGATTATTTCTCAACCCTTGGCTATCAACCTGGGATTGCAGCACTGGCGGCTGGCGCTCTTTCTCCTGTAGCTACCCTGATTCTAGTTTTGCTGACGCTCTTTGGAGCATTGCCAATTTATCGGCGCATCGCTGCCGAAAGCCCTCATGGTGAAGGGTCGATCGCAATGTTAGAGCGTTTGCTCCCTTGGTGGCAAGGCAAATTACTTGTGCTATGCTTACTCGGCTTTGTGGCAACTGACTTTATTATTACCATTACCTTGTCAGCTGCTGATGCCACAGCCCATATCATCGAAAATCCGCTTACCCCAAATTGGCTTCACAATCAGACGATCGCAATCACTCTGATATTAGTTGTATTACTAGGCGCAGTTTTTTTGAGAGGTTTCCGAGAAGCGATTGGGATTGCAGTCTTTTTGGTGGGAGTTTATCTACTGTTAAACTTCATTGTCGTTAGCCTCGGTTTCTATCAGATTTTAACTCACCCAGAAGCGATCGCTAACTGGCAGACTGCACTTTTTGCCCGCCATTCCAACCCTTTAATACTAGTCGGCATAGCTCTCTTTATATTCCCCAAGCTAGCGCTGGGATTGTCAGGCTTTGAGACTGGCGTAACCGTTATGCCCCTCGTCAAAGGTAGCAGCAACGACACCTCGGATCATCCCAAAGGGCGGATTCGGAATACACGCAAGCTGCTCACCAGTGCTGCTCTAATTATGAGCTTCTTTTTGCTTACCACTAGCTTTATAACCACTTTACTAATTCCAACCGCAGAATTTGCATCTGGGGGCAAAGCTAATGGACGGGCCCTAGCTTACCTGGCACATGTATATCTAGGCTATGCCTTTGGCACAATTTACGATTTAAGTACTATTTCCATTTTGTGGTTTGCAGGTGCATCTGCAATGGCAGGGTTGCTGAATATTGTGCCTCGCTACCTACCACGCTATGGCATGGCACCCAATTGGGCACGAACAACGCGACCTTTAGTGTTAGTCTACACAGCGATCGCTTTTGTTGTCACAATTATCTTCAGAGCAAATGTGGAAGCCCAAGGTGGGGCTTATGCAACTGGTGTGCTTGTGTTAATTACCTCAGCCGCCTTTGCCGTAACCTTATCAGCCCACCGTCACAGACAGAAGCGAGCAAGACTGGTATTTGCCATTATCACACTGTTATTTGTATATACCACCGTTGTTAATATCATCGAAAGGCCAGAAGGGATTAGGATTGCTGGGTTTTTCATCGGTGCGATCATTTTTACCTCGCTGGTTTCTCGTGTTTGGCGTTCAACAGAACTACGAGCAGAGCGGATCGAAGTTGACGAACTTGCTAGCCAATTCCTTGCCGAAGAGAGCCAGGGAGCAATACGGTTAATTGCTAATCGCTTGAATACGGGTGATGTCCTAGAGTATTTTTTAAAAGAGAAAGAAGTGCGCGAGGACAACCATATTCCACCCAACGATCCAATTCTTTTTCTAGAGATTCAAGTATCAGATGCTTCGGAGTTTGCGGATGTCATCAATGTAAAAGGGGTGCAAGTTGGTGATTATCGCATCTTACGGGCTGAGAGTGCAGCAGTACCTAATGCGATCGCGGCTTTACTGCTCTATATTCGTGACCAAACAGGTAAGATTCCCCATGCCTACTTCGGCTGGGCTGAGGGCAACCCCATACAATACTTACTGCGTTTTATCTTGTTTGGGGAAGGTGATATTGCTGTGGTGACGCGTGAAGTACTCCGTCGGGCTGAAAAAGATCCCCATAAGCGTCCTGGCGTTCATGTCGGCGGCTGA